In Dyadobacter subterraneus, a single genomic region encodes these proteins:
- the rpiB gene encoding ribose 5-phosphate isomerase B, translated as MKKIAIGSDHAGFPYKEPITTWLTNNGYEVKDFGTYSADSADYADFAHPVASGVENKEFEKGILLCGSGQGVCITANKHQGIRAALVWDLELAALARQHNDANIICIPVRFITLETAIASVEAFLNTEFEGGRHQTRVDKIAC; from the coding sequence ATGAAAAAAATTGCTATCGGTTCCGACCATGCTGGTTTTCCCTACAAGGAACCAATTACCACCTGGCTTACCAATAACGGTTATGAAGTGAAAGATTTTGGAACATATAGTGCAGACTCCGCGGATTATGCAGATTTCGCACATCCTGTGGCCAGCGGTGTTGAAAATAAGGAATTTGAAAAAGGAATTCTCTTATGCGGAAGCGGACAAGGCGTATGCATAACAGCCAACAAACACCAGGGAATCCGCGCTGCTTTGGTATGGGATCTTGAACTTGCAGCTTTGGCACGTCAGCATAACGATGCCAACATAATCTGCATTCCTGTGCGTTTTATAACCTTGGAAACAGCGATAGCCAGTGTCGAAGCATTTTTAAATACAGAATTCGAAGGAGGAAGACACCAAACACGGGTGGATAAAATCGCTTGCTAG
- a CDS encoding glycine--tRNA ligase — protein sequence MSESPATSLQDIVGHAKEYGFVFPSSEIYDGLQAVYDYGQNGVELKNNLKAVWWKAMTQLNDNIVGIDASIFMHPLTWKASGHVDGFSDPMIDNKDSKKRYRADQLLEAKAEQYEADGQPEKAQALLAEMGRLLSAEDLEGVRELIIAENIKCAVSNTANWTEVRQFNLMFSTQVGSVAEDSSLIYLRPETAQGIFVNFLNVQKSGRMKVPFGIAQIGKAFRNEIVARQFTFRMREFEQMEMQFFIRPGTEMTWYNNWKEARMKFHIALGLPADSLKFHDHEKLAHYANAAVDIEYKFPFGFREMEGIHSRTDFDLRNHQELSRKKLQYFDADLDENGKPYGNYIPYVVETSVGADRLFLATFCNAYTKETVGEGDSLKERTYLKLHPALAPFKVAVLPLVKKDGLAEKAQAITNSLKSAFRTTYDDGAAIGKRYTRQDLIGTPFCVVVDYQTMEDDTVTIRHRDSMEQERVAISELREKIGYQVSMERILEMI from the coding sequence ATGAGCGAATCACCTGCTACCTCTTTACAAGATATTGTAGGGCATGCCAAAGAATACGGATTTGTATTCCCTTCTTCGGAAATATATGATGGATTGCAAGCCGTTTATGACTACGGTCAGAATGGTGTGGAATTGAAAAATAACCTGAAAGCAGTGTGGTGGAAAGCCATGACGCAGCTGAACGATAATATTGTTGGTATTGATGCTTCCATTTTCATGCATCCGCTTACCTGGAAAGCTTCCGGCCATGTTGACGGGTTCAGCGATCCTATGATTGATAATAAAGATTCCAAAAAACGCTACCGCGCGGATCAGCTTTTGGAAGCAAAAGCGGAACAATACGAAGCAGATGGTCAGCCGGAAAAAGCGCAGGCTTTGCTTGCTGAAATGGGCCGTTTGCTAAGCGCTGAGGATCTTGAAGGTGTTCGTGAATTAATTATTGCTGAAAATATAAAATGTGCTGTTTCCAATACGGCTAACTGGACGGAAGTTCGTCAGTTCAACCTGATGTTCAGTACGCAGGTAGGATCGGTTGCAGAAGATTCAAGTTTGATATATCTGCGTCCGGAAACGGCTCAGGGGATTTTTGTCAACTTTCTGAATGTGCAGAAAAGCGGTCGTATGAAAGTTCCGTTTGGTATTGCCCAAATCGGAAAAGCATTCCGTAATGAAATCGTTGCACGCCAGTTCACTTTCCGTATGCGTGAATTTGAACAAATGGAAATGCAGTTTTTCATTCGCCCTGGCACTGAAATGACCTGGTATAACAACTGGAAAGAAGCGCGTATGAAATTCCATATTGCACTTGGTTTGCCAGCAGATAGTCTCAAATTCCACGATCACGAAAAGCTTGCGCATTATGCAAATGCGGCCGTAGATATCGAATACAAATTTCCGTTTGGTTTCCGTGAAATGGAAGGAATTCATTCACGTACGGATTTTGACCTTCGTAACCATCAGGAATTGTCCCGCAAAAAACTTCAATATTTTGACGCGGATCTTGACGAAAATGGAAAACCTTACGGAAACTATATTCCTTATGTCGTAGAAACTTCTGTTGGCGCTGATCGTCTTTTCCTTGCGACTTTTTGCAATGCTTATACCAAAGAAACAGTAGGGGAGGGAGATTCTTTAAAAGAACGTACCTATCTGAAATTACACCCGGCACTGGCTCCTTTCAAGGTAGCAGTTTTACCTTTGGTGAAAAAAGATGGTTTGGCTGAAAAAGCTCAGGCGATTACAAATTCTCTGAAATCTGCTTTCCGTACAACTTATGATGATGGCGCAGCGATAGGAAAACGTTATACACGTCAGGATCTAATCGGAACACCATTCTGTGTTGTGGTTGATTACCAGACCATGGAAGATGACACCGTTACCATCCGTCACCGTGATTCAATGGAGCAGGAGCGTGTTGCGATCAGTGAATTGAGAGAGAAAATCGGTTATCAGGTTTCAATGGAAAGAATCCTTGAAATGATCTGA
- a CDS encoding type II toxin-antitoxin system VapB family antitoxin, with amino-acid sequence MRTNVEIDENKIEKIRDFDQNLKTKKEIIDFALSELINQMRRQRLLQSKGKGGWDDDLEKMRTYDVPSF; translated from the coding sequence ATGAGAACGAATGTGGAAATTGATGAAAACAAGATTGAAAAAATAAGAGATTTCGATCAAAATCTGAAGACTAAAAAAGAAATAATAGACTTTGCTCTGTCTGAATTGATTAATCAAATGCGCCGTCAGAGATTACTACAATCAAAAGGTAAAGGCGGCTGGGATGATGATCTGGAAAAAATGAGAACTTATGACGTACCGTCTTTTTGA
- a CDS encoding TIGR00730 family Rossman fold protein has translation MSDELKEGNSKLIDVSLLNPSVPEDEKRIKEAFEDRNWSEIKSADSWVIFKVMAEFVEGFDKMAKIGPCVTIFGSARTLPDNPYYKITEDIAAKLVRHGYGVITGGGPGIMEAGNKGAFEQGGKSVGLNIKLPFEQHSNPYIDHDKNINFDFFFVRKVMFVKYSQGFIVMPGGFGTLDELFEAMTLIQTKKIARFPIVLVGSSYWSGLLDWIKNTMLAAGNINEADLKLISIVDTPDEVVHVIDEFYSKYLLKPNF, from the coding sequence ATGAGTGATGAATTAAAAGAAGGAAATTCAAAATTAATTGACGTATCCCTTCTTAATCCTTCCGTTCCGGAAGATGAAAAACGAATAAAAGAAGCATTTGAAGACCGTAACTGGAGTGAAATAAAAAGTGCAGATTCCTGGGTTATTTTCAAGGTCATGGCCGAATTTGTGGAAGGCTTTGACAAAATGGCCAAAATAGGTCCGTGTGTAACCATATTCGGTTCTGCACGAACTTTACCAGACAATCCTTATTACAAAATCACAGAAGATATTGCTGCAAAACTGGTTCGTCATGGATATGGCGTAATTACGGGTGGTGGTCCCGGTATCATGGAAGCGGGGAATAAAGGTGCGTTTGAGCAAGGCGGGAAATCGGTTGGTTTAAACATTAAACTGCCATTTGAGCAACATAGCAATCCTTATATTGATCACGATAAAAATATCAATTTCGATTTCTTTTTTGTGCGTAAGGTAATGTTTGTCAAATACTCCCAGGGTTTTATCGTAATGCCCGGTGGATTTGGAACGCTTGATGAATTATTTGAAGCGATGACATTAATCCAGACAAAGAAAATCGCCCGTTTCCCGATTGTCTTGGTAGGAAGCAGCTATTGGTCCGGGCTTTTGGACTGGATAAAAAATACAATGCTCGCGGCAGGAAATATTAATGAAGCTGATTTGAAATTAATCAGCATCGTTGATACGCCGGATGAGGTTGTGCATGTGATTGATGAATTCTATTCAAAATATTTGTTGAAACCGAATTTCTGA
- a CDS encoding cold-shock protein has protein sequence MNQGTIKFFNDAKGYGFVKDAETGQDYFVHISGLVDEVRENDEVTFDLQEGRKGLNAVNVKLA, from the coding sequence ATGAATCAAGGAACAATTAAATTCTTTAACGACGCAAAAGGATACGGCTTCGTTAAAGACGCAGAAACAGGACAAGATTATTTCGTACATATCTCCGGTCTTGTAGACGAAGTTCGCGAAAACGACGAGGTTACTTTTGATCTTCAGGAAGGTCGCAAAGGACTGAATGCCGTTAATGTTAAGCTTGCATAA
- a CDS encoding ComEA family DNA-binding protein, whose product MLRRILDQLEDFFGISRKQARAAFVLMFLSFFLIWTPFILRRWILPLFPTSSEPVDTQKLDSIAAQLEQDAALQEEENESKYSKKEYSKTLAKPVHLFFFDPNTASVDQLEELGIPAFIAKRIDKYRSKGGKFRKKEDLLNIYDFPSDVYQKLESYIKLPELSSAFPKSKYPEKTYSNNSLPKEVKAYNKPLIVPFDINTTDTTQLIKLKGIGSKLSLRILKFRDGLGGFHSTSQFSEIFGLDSLALTELNKYAKIQSPVKKININTATAEELGQHSYLRNKKINSVIINYRTQHGAYQSLEDLKKVRVLDEKVIEKIGPYLVF is encoded by the coding sequence ATGCTCCGACGAATACTTGATCAGCTTGAAGATTTTTTCGGTATTTCCAGAAAGCAGGCCCGCGCAGCTTTCGTATTAATGTTCCTATCATTTTTTCTGATCTGGACTCCGTTTATTCTCAGACGATGGATTCTGCCACTTTTTCCAACTTCGTCAGAACCGGTCGATACACAAAAACTTGACAGCATAGCCGCTCAACTTGAACAAGACGCTGCTTTGCAGGAAGAAGAAAACGAGAGTAAATATTCAAAAAAGGAATATTCAAAAACTCTGGCTAAACCAGTTCATCTGTTTTTTTTCGATCCTAATACAGCTTCGGTTGATCAGTTGGAAGAGCTGGGTATTCCAGCCTTTATCGCAAAACGTATTGATAAATACCGCTCAAAAGGAGGAAAGTTTAGAAAGAAGGAAGATTTGCTAAATATTTATGATTTCCCTTCCGACGTCTATCAAAAGCTGGAATCGTATATCAAACTTCCCGAATTAAGTTCAGCTTTTCCAAAATCAAAATATCCGGAAAAAACATATTCCAATAATTCCTTACCCAAAGAAGTCAAAGCATATAACAAACCACTTATTGTTCCATTCGATATCAACACAACCGATACGACTCAGCTTATCAAGCTTAAAGGAATTGGCAGCAAATTGTCTTTACGAATTTTAAAATTCAGGGATGGCTTAGGCGGATTTCATTCGACAAGTCAGTTTTCAGAGATTTTCGGACTTGATTCTCTCGCACTTACAGAACTGAATAAATATGCCAAAATTCAAAGTCCGGTTAAAAAGATTAATATCAATACTGCAACTGCGGAGGAATTAGGACAGCATTCTTATCTGCGTAATAAAAAGATCAATTCTGTAATCATTAACTACCGAACACAGCATGGAGCTTATCAATCACTTGAAGATTTGAAAAAAGTCAGGGTTTTGGATGAGAAGGTTATTGAGAAGATTGGGCCTTATTTGGTGTTTTAA
- the vapC gene encoding type II toxin-antitoxin system VapC family toxin yields the protein MTYRLFDTSVWIDFRNGIKSGQTDLLTESIKANKVCSCPVIIQEFLQGIKIDRDFYQYEEDFKGLNSLILDPYFAATSAAQLYRSIRKLGITIRKPNDCLIAFYAIHFNLELCHNDIDFDRIAENTSLKIWKPF from the coding sequence ATGACGTACCGTCTTTTTGATACATCTGTTTGGATAGATTTTAGAAATGGAATTAAATCCGGCCAAACGGATCTTTTAACGGAATCAATTAAAGCTAACAAAGTTTGTTCCTGCCCGGTTATTATTCAGGAATTTCTTCAAGGCATTAAAATAGATCGGGATTTTTATCAATATGAAGAAGATTTTAAAGGACTAAACTCCCTAATATTAGATCCTTATTTTGCTGCAACCTCTGCCGCTCAACTTTATCGGTCAATTCGTAAACTTGGTATCACCATTCGCAAACCTAATGATTGCCTGATTGCTTTTTATGCAATTCATTTTAATCTTGAACTTTGCCACAACGACATTGATTTTGATCGTATCGCTGAAAATACTTCTCTAAAAATCTGGAAACCATTTTAA